In the genome of Pieris napi chromosome 16, ilPieNapi1.2, whole genome shotgun sequence, one region contains:
- the LOC125057487 gene encoding uncharacterized protein LOC125057487 has product MPPKPILIKNEPKKSILFTPSRVVSRPDNLEGGEETEITAQISVPEEGGWGWVVVAASFSIIFILDGVAFTFGSILNDMSTDLNISVSTLPLVNSIAVAIYFMMGPLASAFINRFGFRACAMSGSIISSFSLLTSYFSTNFTSLCVFYGFFAGFGYCLINMSASLVVGFYFEKLRSIALAISTTGSSLGVMVLSSANAHLSKLAGWRATTLFHSGLFGLIFFLGMAFQPLLSLTVVTTTEDPTRTVTYLPNLSAAALKSTVSRTRTEGIMPTTTERLFGAASNSNFPTAAAVVDDTVSTPASQAGPSTATVSKITLTANAPQGGISPRQLKQVQSIMSRSSVQDKAKKAIEVTVNVEPPKKTSFWGRLFRWEEHVPQSRPMYRDDVFYDGKLQKLPAYQKSMVDTTDKTGLEYQLAVSRAATAVDLRERRGVFTTAARRVLATMMDPKLLRKTSFWCLCSAGFLIYVGFLVPYVFIQTRNEDAGIHPKHCTLFVSVMGLSNAFGRLIIGTLALRIEPVYLFVTAMIIAGTSTICSTFSYDLYYQYSYCVLYGFFISCMASLRSLIIVSLYGLDNLTNATGILLLFQGLGSFFSSPVAGFLKDLFGYSVAFYEAGCFIALGGLILLPIKKLSVREIQNETIDSQRQGTKSVNIS; this is encoded by the coding sequence ATGCCGCCAAAACCAATACTTATAAAGAATGAACCTAAAAAGAGCATCCTTTTTACTCCAAGCAGAGTAGTAAGTCGACCTGACAACTTAGAAGGAGGAGAAGAAACTGAAATAACCGCTCAAATATCAGTACCAGAGGAAGGAGGATGGGGTTGGGTTGTTGTAGCCGCATCTTTttcgataatttttatcttaGATGGCGTTGCTTTTACTTTTGGCAGCATACTAAACGACATGTCTACcgatttaaatatatcagTGTCTACTTTACCCTTGGTGAATTCTATTGCTGTTGCAATTTATTTCATGATGGGACCTTTAGCTTCTGCCTTCATAAACCGTTTTGGATTCCGTGCATGTGCTATGTCTGGATCAATAATTAGTTCATTCTCTTTACTAACATCCTATTTCTCTACAAATTTTACGTCACTTTGTGTTTTTTACGGATTTTTTGCTGGTTTCGGATATTGTCTTATCAATATGTCTGCTAGCCTTGTAGTtggattttattttgaaaagttAAGGTCAATTGCTTTAGCAATATCTACAACTGGTTCAAGTTTGGGTGTCATGGTATTGTCATCAGCAAACGCTCATTTATCCAAACTAGCAGGTTGGCGAGCAACAACTTTATTTCATTCGGGTCTTTTtggcttaattttttttcttggtATGGCATTTCAACCTTTGTTATCGTTGACGGTTGTCACAACAACTGAAGATCCTACTCGTACTGTAACCTATTTACCAAATTTATCTGCGGCAGCGTTAAAGAGTACAGTATCACGCACGAGGACAGAAGGAATCATGCCCACCACAACGGAACGCTTGTTTGGTGCAGCATCCAATTCTAATTTTCCTACTGCTGCAGCAGTGGTCGATGATACAGTTTCGACACCAGCTTCGCAAGCAGGACCTTCTACTGCAACTGTATCTAAGATAACCTTGACTGCAAACGCACCTCAAGGGGGCATAAGCCCACGACAGTTAAAGCAAGTACAATCAATTATGTCGAGATCAAGCGTTCAGGACAAAGCTAAAAAAGCAATAGAGGTTACTGTAAATGTTGAGCCACCAAAAAAGACAAGTTTCTGGGGAAGATTATTTCGCTGGGAAGAGCATGTTCCTCAGTCAAGACCCATGTATCGTGATGATGTATTTTACGATGGGAAATTGCAGAAACTACCTGCTTATCAGAAAAGTATGGTCGATACTACTGACAAAACTGGTCTTGAGTATCAACTAGCAGTTTCAAGGGCTGCCACTGCTGTCGATTTAAGAGAGCGTAGAGGAGTATTTACCACGGCCGCAAGAAGAGTGTTAGCAACTATGATGGATCCCAAATTATTACGAAAGACTTCATTTTGGTGTCTTTGCTCGGCTGGCTTTTTAATATACGTAGGATTTCTTGTTCcatatgtttttattcaaaCCAGAAATGAGGATGCAGGAATACATCCAAAACATTGTACTCTGTTTGTCAGTGTCATGGGGTTATCTAATGCTTTCGGGAGACTTATAATAGGGACACTTGCTCTTAGGATAGAAcctgtatatttatttgtaacagCAATGATAATAGCAGGAACTAGTACAATATGTTCTACGTTTTCATAcgatttatattatcaatattcaTACTGTGTTTTATatggtttttttatatcttgcATGGCATCGCTAAGAAGTCTCATAATAGTTTCTCTATACGGATTGgataatttaacaaatgcTACCGGTATTCTGTTGTTATTTCAGGGTTTAGGTAGTTTTTTTAGTTCTCCTGTAGCGGGTTtcttaaaagatttatttggATATTCAGTTGCATTTTATGAAGCAGGGTGTTTTATAGCACTTGGaggtttaattttacttcctaTTAAAAAGTTGTCAGTTAGAGAAATTCAAAACGAAACGATTGATTCCCAAAGACAGGGGACAAAGTCAGTTAATATCAGTTAG
- the LOC125057577 gene encoding DNA replication factor Cdt1, whose amino-acid sequence MSQTTLTKFYNTRKRPAADEIVSSKNKVPHIDRKLEINKTATRVIHKGNCEAIKAIVKSVSATDTSSQLSNSPQDNGVEASTNKVGEKEGNNTVFSKKNNSANAARNNASKADLVTSARKELSLGDIRKKLASSSRLAELKASADRITKGIQELKDKTVTKNLKEFSSIDVAIPQSPSKRNQIQKDFLSPKKDDVNISTQRPLMSPRKVFVSPVKSPTKVPAYLRHASLLSSSSGPLPLPHHYRFLAEHFRGMETVVALLYNRNETITFAKLKPSIQEMLKRTFSEKHLAQIKHLVPDFYNFEVQKVKSFNSSSNRDAYELVISPNFPTDIKVMNPSVLLERRRYFYDTLLKEVKKHHSQYLSTLDPPIDIPDKNLVRWHPEFEIEKIPEIECAKLPEMPNVDKMSSAQDVLAKARDLFKCNTKMGRALEKLAQAKARGLTEQEKEVTGLKDTNLSTTQTSQPSTSNVSLINPALRNLPASLLEKVKAKQAAKAFEAMTRSSETEQKYVIYTRLPDLARTLRNIFVTERKNVLALNIILSKLGSSFKSHVSSTDLQRDIKILTETVPKWVQLHEIRNTTYLKLDKITDLKLVVATIEAQAAKYKRD is encoded by the exons ATGTCACAAACTACTTTGACcaagttttataatacaaGAAAAAGACCAGCAGCCGACGAGATAGTAAGTTCTAAAAACAAAGTACCTCACATAGATCGTAAATTAGAGATAAACAAGACCGCCACGCGAGTAATTCACAAGGGGAATTGTGAAGCAATTAAAGCAATAGTGAAATCAGTTTCGGCCACAGACACTTCAAGCCAGCTTTCGAACTCACCCCAAGACAATGGTGTCGAAGCTTCTACCAATAAGGTTGGAGAAAAAGAGGGAAATAATACCGTCTTTTCGAAAAAGAATAATTCTGCAAATGCGGCCAGAAATAATGCAAGCAAAGCAGACTTGGTTACTTCAGCTCGAAAAGAGTTAAGCTTGGGTGACATAAGAAAAAAGTTGGCAAGTAGTTCTAGGTTAGCTGAACTGAAAGCATCAGCAGACCGAATAACCAAGGGAATACAAGAACTGAAAGACAAAACAGTGACGAAGAACCTTAAAGAATTTAGTTCAATTGATGTAGCTATACCACAGAg CCCTTCAAAGAGAAATCAAATTCAAAAGGATTTCTTATCCCCAAAGAAAGATGATGTTAATATTTCAACACAAAGACCCCTTATGTCCCCTAGAAAAGTTTTTGTTAGTCCAGTTAAGAGTCCAACAAAA GTGCCTGCCTACTTAAGACATGCATCTTTGCTTTCCTCATCATCTGGGCCTTTGCCTTTGCCGCATCACTACAGGTTTCTTGCTGAGCACTTTCGTGGTATGGAAACTGTTGTTGCTTTACTTTATAACAGGAATGAAACAATAACATTTGCTAAATTAAAACCCTCCATACAAGAAATGTTGAAACGGACATTCTCAGAGAAACACTTGGctcaaattaaacatttagtGCCAGATTTCTATAATTTTGAAGTTCAAAAAGTAAAGAGCTTTAACTCTTCTTCTAATAGAGATGCTTATGAATTGGTTATATCACCCAATTTTCCAACTGACATTAAAGTTATGAATCCTAGTGTTTTGTTAGAGAGACGGAGATACTTCTATGACACATTGCTCAAAGAGGTTAAGAAGCATCACTCTCAATATTTGTCCACTCTCGATCCTCCTATTGATATTCCTGATAAAAATTTAGTCCGCTGGCATCCAGagtttgaaattgaaaaaataccAGAAATTGAGTGTGCTAAATTGCCAGAAATGCCAAATGTTGATAAGATGTCATCAGCACAGGATGTGCTAGCTAAAGCAAGAGAtctttttaaatgtaacacAAAGATGGGAAGAGCTTTGGAAAAGCTTGCACAAGCTAAAGCTAGGGGCCTTACCGAACAAGAAAAAGAAGTGACTGGCTTAAAAGACACAAATCTTAGTACAACCCAAACCAGTCAACCATCCACCAGCAATGTTTCCCTCATAAATCCAGCATTACGTAACTTACCAGCATCTTTGCTTGAAAAGGTAAAAGCAAAACAAGCTGCAAAAGCTTTTGAAGCAATGACAAGGTCATCAGAAACTGAACAGAAATATGTGATCTACACTCGCTTGCCTGACCTCGCCAGGACATTGAGGAACATATTTGTTACAGAGAGAAAAAATGTTCTGGCACTGAATATAATTCTTTCTAAACTTGGTAGTAGCTTTAAATCTCATGTATCATCAACAGATCTACAGCGggatataaaaattttgacaGAAACTGTACCGAAGTGGGTGCAATTGCATGAGATTAGAAATACAACATACTTAAAGTTGGACAAAATAACTGACCTAAAGCTAGTTGTGGCTACGATAGAAGCACAAGCTGCTAAATACAAAAGAGACTAA
- the LOC125057579 gene encoding pyrimidodiazepine synthase-like translates to MITSTLSFAMHIIITSYRVLAPVSSILQSVLPYTYRNMASAIKKSVDFNTKHLKTGDPLPKWNGKLRLYNMRYCPYAQRSVLALIAKNVEYEIVNIDLVNKPEWLKSKSPLGKVPALEIADGVCITESLIVSEYVDEVFSQRPLLPKDSLKRAKDKILVEMISPMHAFLFKILRAPDTINEDTIKNYNAVLQLIEDELKQRRTTFLDGTEPGYADYMIWPWFERVPVAIEFDSRIAIDDKKYPSLVQYIRNMQKDPVVKEYIISNDIYKKFFESYKTGAPDYELLNK, encoded by the exons ATGATAACCAGTACGTTAAGTTTCGCTATGCATATAATTATAACCTCGTATAGGGTGTTAGCACCAGTTAGCAGTATCCTGCAATCTGTGTTGCCGTATACATACAGAAATATGGCGTCTGCTATCAAGAAATCTGTGGATTTTAACACAAAACATTTGAAAACAG GAGATCCTCTTCCAAAATGGAATGGCAAACTTCGTTTATATAACATGAGGTACTGCCCTTACGCACAGAGATCCGTTCTCGCCCTTATTGCTAAGAATGTGGAATACGAAATTGTTAACATTGATCTTGTTAACAAACCGGAGTGGCTAAAGAGCAAAAGTCCTTTGG GAAAGGTGCCAGCATTGGAAATAGCTGATGGCGTCTGTATAACAGAGAGTTTGATTGTAAGCGAATACGTAGACGAAGTGTTTTCGCAGCGCCCACTGCTTCCCAAAGATTCCCTTAAAAGGGCAAAAGACAAAATTCTTGTGGAAATGATAAGTCCT ATGCATGCATTCCTCTTCAAAATACTCCGAGCCCCAGATACAATAAATGAGGATACGATTAAGAATTATAACGCTGTATTGCAATTAATTGAAGATGAATTGAAGCAACGGCGCACCACGTTCTTGGACGGCACCGAACCGGGCTATGCTGACTATATGATTTGGCCCTGGTTTGAGAGGGTTCCAGTTGCTATTGAATTTGATTCTAGAATAGCTATAGACGACAAAAAGTATCCATCATTG GTGCAATACATAAGGAACATGCAAAAAGATCCGGTTGTTAAAGAGTACATTATATCAaatgatatatataagaaGTTCTTTGAAAGCTACAAAACTGGAGCACCCGATTATGAactgttaaataaatga